A window from Hemicordylus capensis ecotype Gifberg chromosome 2, rHemCap1.1.pri, whole genome shotgun sequence encodes these proteins:
- the ERI1 gene encoding 3'-5' exoribonuclease 1 isoform X1 produces the protein MEEQKENVPQQVEEKTEARAVSLPGKQRCRFDGQEDDKKKSTSGSSDFSDPVYKEISLTNGYINRMSRDELRTKLAEFKLDTRGVKDVLKKRLKNYYKKEKLMQKQPTDGENYYDYICVIDFEATCEEGNQPEFTHEIIEFPVVLLNTRTLEIEDTFQQYVKPEINPQLSDFCINLTGISQDLVDKADEFPKVLQHAIDWMKQKELGSKYSYSILTDGSWDMSKFLNIQCRVSRLKYPSFAKKWINIRKSYGNFYKVPRNQIKLSTMLEKLGMDYDGRPHSGLDDSKNIARIAVRMLQDGCELRVNERLHGGLLLTVSSSAPVEGAPAPQMSRYR, from the exons ATGGAGGAGCAGAAAGAGAACGTGCCGCAGCAGGTCGAAGAAAAAACGGAAGCCCGCGCGGTCAGCTTGCCG GGCAAGCAGCGCTGCAGATTTGATGGCCAAGAAGATGATAAAAAGAAATCCACATCTGGATCAAGTGATTTTAGTGACCCAGTGTATAAAGAAATTTCTTTGACAAATGGTTATATCAATAGAATGAGTAGAGATGAGCTTAGAACTAAACTCGCTGAGTTCAAACTCGACACCAG AGGCGTGAAAGATGTGTTGAAAAAGAGGCTGAAAAACTACTATAAGAAGGAGAAGTTGATGCAAAAACAGCCTACAGATGGAGAGAATTACTATGATTACATATGTGTTATTGACTTTGAAGCAACTTGTGAAGAAGGCAATCAGCCTGAATTTACACATGAAATAATTGAATTTCCTGTTGTCTTATTAAATACTCGGACACTAGAAATA GAGGATACATTTCAACAATATGTGAAACCAGAAATTAATCCTCAGCTTTCAGATTTCTGCATTAATCTGACAGGAATTTCTCAG GACCTTGTAGACAAAGCTGATGAATTTCCAAAGGTTTTGCAACATGCCATAGACTGGATGAAACAAAAAGAACTGGGTAGCAAATATAGCTACTCCATATTGACTGATGG ATCTTGGGATATGAGTAAATTTTTGAACATCCAGTGTCGTGTTAGCCGTCTGAAATATCCTTCTTTTGCTAAGAAATGGATCAATATTCGCAAATCCTATGGGAACTTCTACAAG GTTCCCAGAAACCAGATTAAACTGTCAACCATGCTTGAAAAGCTAGGAATGGACTACGATGGACGGCCTCACAGTGGACTTGATGATTCTAAGAACATTGCACGGATAGCAGTCCGTATGCTTCAGGATGGATGTGAGCTACGGGTGAACGAGAGACTGCATGGTGGGCTGCTGTTGACAGtctcctcttctgccccagtAGAGGGAGCTCCTGCACCACAGATGTCCCGATATAGATAA
- the ERI1 gene encoding 3'-5' exoribonuclease 1 isoform X3 codes for MEKELQTWGKQRCRFDGQEDDKKKSTSGSSDFSDPVYKEISLTNGYINRMSRDELRTKLAEFKLDTRGVKDVLKKRLKNYYKKEKLMQKQPTDGENYYDYICVIDFEATCEEGNQPEFTHEIIEFPVVLLNTRTLEIEDTFQQYVKPEINPQLSDFCINLTGISQDLVDKADEFPKVLQHAIDWMKQKELGSKYSYSILTDGSWDMSKFLNIQCRVSRLKYPSFAKKWINIRKSYGNFYKVPRNQIKLSTMLEKLGMDYDGRPHSGLDDSKNIARIAVRMLQDGCELRVNERLHGGLLLTVSSSAPVEGAPAPQMSRYR; via the exons ATGGAAAAGGAGCTGCAAACTTGG GGCAAGCAGCGCTGCAGATTTGATGGCCAAGAAGATGATAAAAAGAAATCCACATCTGGATCAAGTGATTTTAGTGACCCAGTGTATAAAGAAATTTCTTTGACAAATGGTTATATCAATAGAATGAGTAGAGATGAGCTTAGAACTAAACTCGCTGAGTTCAAACTCGACACCAG AGGCGTGAAAGATGTGTTGAAAAAGAGGCTGAAAAACTACTATAAGAAGGAGAAGTTGATGCAAAAACAGCCTACAGATGGAGAGAATTACTATGATTACATATGTGTTATTGACTTTGAAGCAACTTGTGAAGAAGGCAATCAGCCTGAATTTACACATGAAATAATTGAATTTCCTGTTGTCTTATTAAATACTCGGACACTAGAAATA GAGGATACATTTCAACAATATGTGAAACCAGAAATTAATCCTCAGCTTTCAGATTTCTGCATTAATCTGACAGGAATTTCTCAG GACCTTGTAGACAAAGCTGATGAATTTCCAAAGGTTTTGCAACATGCCATAGACTGGATGAAACAAAAAGAACTGGGTAGCAAATATAGCTACTCCATATTGACTGATGG ATCTTGGGATATGAGTAAATTTTTGAACATCCAGTGTCGTGTTAGCCGTCTGAAATATCCTTCTTTTGCTAAGAAATGGATCAATATTCGCAAATCCTATGGGAACTTCTACAAG GTTCCCAGAAACCAGATTAAACTGTCAACCATGCTTGAAAAGCTAGGAATGGACTACGATGGACGGCCTCACAGTGGACTTGATGATTCTAAGAACATTGCACGGATAGCAGTCCGTATGCTTCAGGATGGATGTGAGCTACGGGTGAACGAGAGACTGCATGGTGGGCTGCTGTTGACAGtctcctcttctgccccagtAGAGGGAGCTCCTGCACCACAGATGTCCCGATATAGATAA
- the ERI1 gene encoding 3'-5' exoribonuclease 1 isoform X2 — MEKELQTWLFLQGKQRCRFDGQEDDKKKSTSGSSDFSDPVYKEISLTNGYINRMSRDELRTKLAEFKLDTRGVKDVLKKRLKNYYKKEKLMQKQPTDGENYYDYICVIDFEATCEEGNQPEFTHEIIEFPVVLLNTRTLEIEDTFQQYVKPEINPQLSDFCINLTGISQDLVDKADEFPKVLQHAIDWMKQKELGSKYSYSILTDGSWDMSKFLNIQCRVSRLKYPSFAKKWINIRKSYGNFYKVPRNQIKLSTMLEKLGMDYDGRPHSGLDDSKNIARIAVRMLQDGCELRVNERLHGGLLLTVSSSAPVEGAPAPQMSRYR; from the exons ATGGAAAAGGAGCTGCAAACTTGG CTTTTCTTGCAGGGCAAGCAGCGCTGCAGATTTGATGGCCAAGAAGATGATAAAAAGAAATCCACATCTGGATCAAGTGATTTTAGTGACCCAGTGTATAAAGAAATTTCTTTGACAAATGGTTATATCAATAGAATGAGTAGAGATGAGCTTAGAACTAAACTCGCTGAGTTCAAACTCGACACCAG AGGCGTGAAAGATGTGTTGAAAAAGAGGCTGAAAAACTACTATAAGAAGGAGAAGTTGATGCAAAAACAGCCTACAGATGGAGAGAATTACTATGATTACATATGTGTTATTGACTTTGAAGCAACTTGTGAAGAAGGCAATCAGCCTGAATTTACACATGAAATAATTGAATTTCCTGTTGTCTTATTAAATACTCGGACACTAGAAATA GAGGATACATTTCAACAATATGTGAAACCAGAAATTAATCCTCAGCTTTCAGATTTCTGCATTAATCTGACAGGAATTTCTCAG GACCTTGTAGACAAAGCTGATGAATTTCCAAAGGTTTTGCAACATGCCATAGACTGGATGAAACAAAAAGAACTGGGTAGCAAATATAGCTACTCCATATTGACTGATGG ATCTTGGGATATGAGTAAATTTTTGAACATCCAGTGTCGTGTTAGCCGTCTGAAATATCCTTCTTTTGCTAAGAAATGGATCAATATTCGCAAATCCTATGGGAACTTCTACAAG GTTCCCAGAAACCAGATTAAACTGTCAACCATGCTTGAAAAGCTAGGAATGGACTACGATGGACGGCCTCACAGTGGACTTGATGATTCTAAGAACATTGCACGGATAGCAGTCCGTATGCTTCAGGATGGATGTGAGCTACGGGTGAACGAGAGACTGCATGGTGGGCTGCTGTTGACAGtctcctcttctgccccagtAGAGGGAGCTCCTGCACCACAGATGTCCCGATATAGATAA
- the LOC128348118 gene encoding uncharacterized protein LOC128348118 yields MEWLKQVVKESMPATLTTRAICSSTPQPNSSPTHGACPGSAPAPQPMVPRCANRRGRDHLSSSSPDSSPHKHAIPALDRGLFCSKLLAFKRRRKSHHSSSSEELLKTKHLSGLPAFLLPLPLHLFITPTLPYLCYLYLLYHCPMHHTHPLGLLFLLPSQSCLHVTLPPPPNPPPHPDRPALPVSDSESSCSGPGGPIDPIESNKEEGELSEEEVTLLLPMSSRLFSSADFEIFISKARRTIDDVAPSETADSYPIQDQNVFPIGSTSTATVPFPSLFREVMCAEWQYPALSQLISNISKKIFNFYSFIHSFD; encoded by the coding sequence ATGGAATGGCTAAAGCAAGTTGTTAAAGAATCAATGCCTGCCACCCTTACGACCCGAGCCATCTGCAGCTCCACTCCCCAACCCAATTCCTCTCCCACCCATGGTGCTTGCCCTGGATCGGCACCTGCTCCCCAGCCCATGGTGCCCAGATGTGCAAATAGAAGGGGTAGGGACCATCTTTCCTCATCCTCCCCAGACTCAAGCCCCCACAAGCATGCAATCCCTGCATTGGACAGGGGCCTTTTTTGTTCAAAACTGCTAGCTTTTAAACGCAGGAGAAAATCtcaccattcctcctcctctgaggagcTATTGAAGACCAAACACCTTAGTGGCTTGCCTGCATTCCTGCTCCCACTGCCCCTCCACCTGTTCATAACTCCAACCCTACCTTACCTGTGTTACCTATACCTGCTCTACCACTGCCCCATGCACCACACGCACCCACTCGGCCTCCTATTCCTGCTTCCCAGCCAATCTTGTCTCCACGTCACCCTACCACCTCCCCCAAACCCTCCTCCTCATCCAGACAGACCTGCCTTGCCTGTATCTGATTCTGAGTCTTCCTGTTCGGGGCCAGGGGGACCCATCGATCCTATAGAGTCcaacaaagaggagggggagttaTCTGAGGAAGAGGTTACGCTTCTACTCCCCATGTCTTCTAGACTTTTCTCTTCAGCAGATTTTGAAATCTTTATTTCCAAAGCAAGGAGAACTATTGATGATGTTGCTCCATCAGAAACCGCGGACTCTTACCCCATCCAGGACCAAAATGTCTTCCCCATAGGGTCAACTTCAACTGCCACAGTacctttcccttctctttttcGCGAGGTTATGTGTGCCGAATGGCAGTACCCTGCTTTATCTCAACTGATAAGCAATATATCTaagaaaatttttaatttttattcattcattcattcattcgattaa